CTAAACGCTATGAGCAACACCCAAGCTGCTGCTGGATCGGCGGGCACTTCACCGAGCCGAACGAACAGAAAACGCAGCAATCCCCTGGGTTGGGGCGCAGCAGCGCCTTGCAGTTGCTGCACTCGTAATAGAACTGGCAGGCGTCCGTGGGCATGGTTTCCGGCTTGGCGAAGCCGCAGCGCGGGCAAGTCAGCACGGACTCAAGGACAATGGCGCTCATCGTGACCTCACTTCTGCACTGTGGAGGGGTATCCCGCGTTCGCGGTCGCCTCAGTCAGTGCCTCGGGCTGGGCCTTATCGGGATCGTAGGTGACGGTCGCCGTCTTCTGGTCGAAATTGACCTGGACGTCACTCACGCCGGACACCTTCTCCAGCGACTTCTTGACCGTGATCGGACAGAGTCCGCACGTCATGTTCTGCACGTCGAGCGTGACGGTTTTCGGGGGAGCCGCCAGCGCCACGAAGGGCAAGGCGAAAAGCACGGCGATCAGCAGTTTGCGCATGGTTAATCTCCTTCAGTAGAACAGCGGGGCGAGCCACGGCACGGCCAATAGGCCGAGCAGCAGCACGCTGACGATCCAGAACACGAGTCGCTGTCGCACGAGCGTGCGCGGATCGGCGCAGGGTGTACCTGGCGTACAAACCTGTGGCACCAGGTAGAGCTTGCGGAATGCCAATCCCAGGAACAGTAGAGTCAACCCGATGAAGAGGGGGCGTAGTGGCTCCATCATGGTCAGAGCGCCCACCCACGTACCGCCGACACCGAGTGCCAACAGCACCAGTGGCCCGACACAGCACACCGACGCA
This genomic interval from Pseudomonas putida contains the following:
- a CDS encoding GDCCVxC domain-containing (seleno)protein yields the protein MSAIVLESVLTCPRCGFAKPETMPTDACQFYYECSNCKALLRPNPGDCCVFCSFGSVKCPPIQQQLGCCS
- the merP gene encoding mercury resistance system periplasmic binding protein MerP, whose amino-acid sequence is MRKLLIAVLFALPFVALAAPPKTVTLDVQNMTCGLCPITVKKSLEKVSGVSDVQVNFDQKTATVTYDPDKAQPEALTEATANAGYPSTVQK
- a CDS encoding mercuric transporter MerT family protein encodes the protein MGMQLTGKGSLVASSLTAIGASVCCVGPLVLLALGVGGTWVGALTMMEPLRPLFIGLTLLFLGLAFRKLYLVPQVCTPGTPCADPRTLVRQRLVFWIVSVLLLGLLAVPWLAPLFY